From Oryza brachyantha chromosome 9, ObraRS2, whole genome shotgun sequence, a single genomic window includes:
- the LOC121055338 gene encoding glutathione S-transferase T3-like, which translates to MVGSSSAQDSWRAPTGIGAPNTKDPDVQAWGADSHPPGGFLDFLNRNIPVQLQGVSYGSSFKSTDVGDDTNFADCGRTRMLWTKDEDRRLVGAWLNNSNDPIHSNYKKNDQYWKEVVAAYNSATPQNRARQLKHIKDRFGRIKKRVV; encoded by the exons ATGGTGGGCTCATCGTCGGCTCAAGACTCCTGGCGAGCACCTACTGGAATTGGTGCTCCAAACACTAAGGACCCAGATGTACAAGCATG GGGAGCAGACTCTCACCCGCCAGGTGGTTTCCTTGATTTTTTGAACAGAAACATACCAGTCCAACTACAAGGTGTTAGTTATGGGAGTTCATTTAAGTCGACTGATGTTGGCGATGACACCAATTTTGCTGATTGTGGTAGGACACGAATGTTATGGACAAAAGATGAGGATCGTAGATTG GTCGGTGCATGGCTGAATAATTCAAATGATCCAATCCATTCAAACTACAAGAAGAATGACCAATATTGGAAAGAAGTTGTTGCTGCATACAATAGTGCTACCCCCCAAAATCGAGCAAGGCAATTGAAACACATCAAGGATCGCTTTGGAAGAATTAAGAAAAGGGTCGTATGA
- the LOC102705373 gene encoding uncharacterized protein LOC102705373, whose product MNRCLFQRIVNSLGQWSHYFTCRTDCAGRVGLSPLQKCTAAMRMLAYGTPADSLDEYLKIGKSTALECLDKFARGVIEVFGGEYLRHPTREDLEHILHVNESRGFPGMLGSIDCMHWRWEKCPLAWRGQFTRGDYGVPTIILEAVATQDLHIWHAFFGVAGSNNDLNVLNQSPLFFDALKGQAPQVHFLVNGNEYNTGYYLADGIYPEWAAFMKTILVPQTEKHKVFAKQQEGARKDVERAFGVLQSRFTIVRRPARLWKRKSVRRIMLACVILHNMIVEDEKEDGTLHIDLNESPGASCALPPEVNVGGNLCFVDVLRPYHDVIVVGGATSVSYKYVL is encoded by the exons ATGAATAGGTGCCTCTTCCAGCGCATTGTGAACTCCCTTGGACAGTGGTCTCACTATTTCACTTGTAGGACAGATTGTGCGGGTCGGGTAGGTCTCTCACCATTGCAAAAGTGCACAGCAGCCATGCGCATGCTTGCATATGGCACTCCTGCTGATTCCCTTGATGAGTACCTTAAGATTGGGAAGTCCACTGCATTAGAATGCTTGGACAAGTTTGCACGGGGGGTGATTGAGGTGTTCGGTGGGGAGTATTTGAGGCACCCCACACGTGAGGATCTTGAGCACATACTACATGTTAATGAGTCACGTGGTTTCCCTGGAATGCTAGGAAGTATAGATTGCATGCATTGGCGTTGGGAGAAGTGTCCTTTAGCATGGAGGGGGCAATTCACTCGTGGTGACTATGGAGTACCAACTATAATTCTAGAAGCTGTTGCTACCCAAGATCTGCATATATGGCATGCTTTCTTTGGAGTTGCTGGTTCAAACAATGATCTCAATGTATTGAACCAGTCTCCACTATTTTTTGATGCACTAAAGGGACAAGCCCCtcaagttcattttttagttaatgGTAATGAGTATAACACAGGTTACTATCTTGCTGATGGTATATACCCAGAATGGGCTGCCTTCATGAAAACTATATTAGTTCCCCAAACCGAGAAGCATAAGGTTTTTGCCAAGCAACAGGAAGGGGCAAGGAAAGATGTGGAGCGTGCTTTCGGGGTATTGCAATCACGTTTTACCATTGTTCGTCGGCCTGCACGGTTGTGGAAGCGCAAGAGTGTTAGGAGGATCATGTTAGCCTGTGTGATTCTCCACAATATGATAGTGGAAGATGAGAAAGAAGATGGGACCTTACACATTGACTTGAATGAAAGTCCAGGGGCATCATGTGCTCTACCTCCTGAAGTGAATGTTGGTGGCAACTTGTGCTTCGTTGATGTGCTAC GACCTTACCATGATGTGATTGTTGTTGGTGGTGCTACTAGTGTTTCTTACAAGTATGTTCTCTAA
- the LOC102702971 gene encoding uncharacterized protein LOC102702971 isoform X2, producing the protein MASAAAAAGKPLPFLATAAATSRSPLPLLPAARPAPTTSSRFGGPPAPAPVPATPRRRGAHGARTVRSVLPPRKGSSPSAATAAGGMSDPELRMVLELATDEELMEFEEILYGTSYFSPLLKSIAKRPNSDYVDVLDDIEERDIFISKLESRFLYLAADARSIIRGCRPSYRNVLLGVRRELGVRCSSKLCTADLEAEIFLHLLDEYSSRQKGPDLFPWNKQKPPKENSSLGVNKWMVLTNSAWKIGAKGLESAFLKGGSALTLKMIYESLAKRLSGKMLMEAGKYEIKKELLKQGGRLAAANLESRAGLLAARQGLARATSRYVGLRSVMTFLGPIMWGTLLADIVIQMLGTDYARIVQAIYAFAQPL; encoded by the exons atggcctccgccgccgcagcagcgggTAAGCCCCTCCCgttcctcgccaccgccgcagccACTTCACGGTCCCcacttcccctcctccccgcaGCACGGCCGGCCCCAACGACGTCGTCCCGCTTCGGCggccctcccgctcctgcgCCGGTGCCTGCcactcctcgccggcgcggcgcgcacgGCGCTCGGACTGTCCGGTCTGTTCTCCCTCCCCGCAAGGGTAGTTCTccctcggcggcgaccgcggcaGGAG GCATGTCTGACCCTGAGCTAAGGATGGTGCTCGAGCTCGCAACCGACGAGGAGCTGATGGAGTTTGAGGAGATCCTCTACGGTACCAG CTATTTTAGCCCACTGCTGAAATCAATTGCAAAAAGACCCAATTCAGATTATGTCGATGTTTTGGATGatatagaggagagagatattTTCATCTCAAAATTGGAATCGAGGTTCCTGTATCTTGCTGCTGATGCTCGCTCAATCATAAG GGGATGTAGACCATCATACAGGAATGTCTTACTTGGAGTGAGAAGAGAACTCGGTGTTCGCTGCTCTAGTAAATTATGCACAGCAGACCTTGAGGCAGAAATATTTCTTCACCTCCTGGATGAATATTCGAG CCGTCAGAAAGGCCCAGATTTATTTCCATGGAACAAACAGAAACCTCCAAAAGAAAACTCTAGCCTTGGAGTTAACAAGTGGATGGTGCTTACTAATTCTGCTTGGAAGATTGGAGCAAAGGGACTTGAAAGTGCATTCTTGAAG GGTGGTAGCGCATTGACTCTGAAAATGATCTATGAATCG TTAGCCAAGAGGCTATCTGGAAAGATGCTGATGGAAGCTGGTAAATATGAGATTAAGAAAGAACTTCTAAAGCAG GGTGGACGATTAGCTGCTGCTAATCTGGAGTCTCGAGCTGGTTTGCTTGCAGCTAGGCAG GGTTTGGCACGTGCAACGTCAAGATATGTTGGTCTTAGGAGCGTCATGACATTTCTTGGACCAAT
- the LOC102702971 gene encoding uncharacterized protein LOC102702971 isoform X3 — MASAAAAAGKPLPFLATAAATSRSPLPLLPAARPAPTTSSRFGGPPAPAPVPATPRRRGAHGARTVRSVLPPRKGSSPSAATAAGGMSDPELRMVLELATDEELMEFEEILYGTSYFSPLLKSIAKRPNSDYVDVLDDIEERDIFISKLESRFLYLAADARSIIRGCRPSYRNVLLGVRRELGVRCSSKLCTADLEAEIFLHLLDEYSSRQKGPDLFPWNKQKPPKENSSLGVNKWMVLTNSAWKIGAKGLESAFLKGGSALTLKMIYESLAKRLSGKMLMEAGKYEIKKELLKQGGRLAAANLESRAGLLAARQGLARATSRYVGLRSVMTFLGPIMWGTLLADIVIQMLGTDYARIVQAIYAFAQ; from the exons atggcctccgccgccgcagcagcgggTAAGCCCCTCCCgttcctcgccaccgccgcagccACTTCACGGTCCCcacttcccctcctccccgcaGCACGGCCGGCCCCAACGACGTCGTCCCGCTTCGGCggccctcccgctcctgcgCCGGTGCCTGCcactcctcgccggcgcggcgcgcacgGCGCTCGGACTGTCCGGTCTGTTCTCCCTCCCCGCAAGGGTAGTTCTccctcggcggcgaccgcggcaGGAG GCATGTCTGACCCTGAGCTAAGGATGGTGCTCGAGCTCGCAACCGACGAGGAGCTGATGGAGTTTGAGGAGATCCTCTACGGTACCAG CTATTTTAGCCCACTGCTGAAATCAATTGCAAAAAGACCCAATTCAGATTATGTCGATGTTTTGGATGatatagaggagagagatattTTCATCTCAAAATTGGAATCGAGGTTCCTGTATCTTGCTGCTGATGCTCGCTCAATCATAAG GGGATGTAGACCATCATACAGGAATGTCTTACTTGGAGTGAGAAGAGAACTCGGTGTTCGCTGCTCTAGTAAATTATGCACAGCAGACCTTGAGGCAGAAATATTTCTTCACCTCCTGGATGAATATTCGAG CCGTCAGAAAGGCCCAGATTTATTTCCATGGAACAAACAGAAACCTCCAAAAGAAAACTCTAGCCTTGGAGTTAACAAGTGGATGGTGCTTACTAATTCTGCTTGGAAGATTGGAGCAAAGGGACTTGAAAGTGCATTCTTGAAG GGTGGTAGCGCATTGACTCTGAAAATGATCTATGAATCG TTAGCCAAGAGGCTATCTGGAAAGATGCTGATGGAAGCTGGTAAATATGAGATTAAGAAAGAACTTCTAAAGCAG GGTGGACGATTAGCTGCTGCTAATCTGGAGTCTCGAGCTGGTTTGCTTGCAGCTAGGCAG GGTTTGGCACGTGCAACGTCAAGATATGTTGGTCTTAGGAGCGTCATGACATTTCTTGGACCAAT